ACTAAGGTTACCACAAACGAGGAAGTTACTATCAACCCCGAGTGGTTCTCTAAGATATAAACCTCTTCACTTCCAAGATAGAATGATTATGAGATAAGGGTTCAAAAAACATCTCCCCACTAACGTCTCAGAAACTTCATCAGCCACAAAGGGAATAGCGTTGATACTCCCTTTGTGGCTTTTCAATATAAGGAAGCCATCAATACAATTAAGCGACTTCCACAACTTTCCCGACAGAATACATTCTGTGCCTTGACAGAATGTATTCCGATGCGGGACAGAAAGCATTCTGTCGAGTAACGAAATGATTGACCACACGAGGATCAAGAGTGATAGTGTAAGCACCTTAGAGAGCCACCTGATGAGGGCGTTGGGGGACTTTGGAAAAGTTTGACTGAGAGACTTTAGGAAAGAAGTGGCAGGAAAAGGTAGTAGCTTATAAAACAGACGAGCCCTGGGGGAAATCATCCCTCAGGGCTCATCGTTTTATGAGTATATCAGGGGTTACTCCTTGATGCCGGAGACGATACCTGCGATGCGGACGCCGACACCGATGGTGTAGCCTTGATTGATGTACAAGATGCGTCCAAAGGTGTCGCAGACAGCCACGACGGGGAGGGTGACCGAGCCGTCGATTTGGCAACCCGTGCGGAGCATTTCGGCTACGTTTTGAGTGTCTTCTCCCCACGATGCTTGGGACAGAAGAGCCTGCATGGCTTCGGTAGGACGAGTACCCTTACGTGTGAGGGCAATGACTGGGATCTGTGGGACTTCGCCGCTGAAGAGCACTTGCATGTCTCTGAGGATATGATCCGTAGGCTCGTGGTGAGCTTGTCCGACGATGAGGACGAAGTAACCTCTGCCCGTAGTGCTTAGGATGGTCTTCTCTTCGCCTGCTTTGAGATCGAAGTACTTCCTCTCAGGATCCATGCCTCCGATCACACTGACTTGTGTCGTATCTTGATCGAAGACGAGAGGTGTGACTTCTCCGCAGTGTACTTTGCTCATATTGTAGAGGACAGTGCCGTCGGCAAGGCGTGTACCGCTGGAGATGAAGTTGTTTGCATAGATAAGTTCTTCACCCTTCAGCGTGTGATAAGGCTCCGAGAAGTCGAAGCCGTAAGTATCCATGTGGCCTTCACCATCGATGAACCCGATGGTGAAGTTGTTACCATATTTCGGATGCTTGAGATAACCACTTTGCTCATAACTCAGGTCGAGAACACAGTGAGCTGAGACGGGCTTGTCCTCTTCGGCAGTTTCGAAGAATGGGATGATGACCTTCTTACCTGCTTCGTCATAGTAAACGGCCTTGTTGGGCGCAGGATCCCAAAGCGCCGGGATGCGTGCCGTACGCAGGAGACGGATGAGAAGGACATTGAGGCTCGTACGGTCGCCCATGCCAAGCTGCCATACGGTAGAAGGATTGAGGGGCTGACGGATAGGATTGTACTTGGTATCTACCCTAAATCCTTCGACCTTACTCACGATCGCACGCACCTTATCGGTACGAGAGAGAGTAGCCCACAGCTCTTCGCCACCGTTGTCTGCGATGATAGTCGAGAGGGCCTGACGTAGTACTCCTGCCATAGGGCGGAGGTGCTCTCTATCGACACGAAGGGAGATGATATTGGGATCGCGCATCTCTCTATCGGTGTAAGTCTCTTGGATCGCTTCTTTAAGGACCGGGAGGGTCACATCGTGAAGGTCTTTATCGCTGAGGGAGCGAAGGAGATAGAGGGCTTGGAGTCTCTTCTCTGCAGGGGCTTCTTTCAAGAACGTTCGGATGACATCTTGATTGCCACGGCTCTCGACAAGGACGAAACGAAGCAGATCTTGTCCCTCTTTGGTCGTTATGGATAGTTCTGTCGCAAGTGCATCGGCATCTTCGAGCGTCGGGAAAGTCCTGGTATAAGCATTACGAATACTGTCGTTGCTGACCATCTGACGTGTGCAGGCTTCGATGGCAAGGGTGTCCGTGAAGGCTTGAGGCTTCTGTTCGGCAGGAGGTACAAGTCTGAAGTGGAGGCTCTCATCCCATTCGGTATAGGGACGAAGGGTAAGCTCCTTGACCTCACTCTGTGCAGTAACGGTATAGTGGAGGATACCCATGTTGTCGGGAGATGTACCTGCCACAATGACAATGTCGCCGAGACCAAGTTCTGTCGAAGCCATGCCATCGCTATCTGTCGTACGGGTGACGAGAGGATAGAGCTCCGCATAGTTGTACAGCCTGAATGTCACAGGCACACCGGCCACAGGATGGCCTTCGGCATCGACAACCTTTACTTTCGCAAGGGCGGTGGGCACGTAGTTGGAAGTCACGTTGATTTCCGTATAGGTAGGATGTTCGCTGAGAGCCTCTTCTGCCCCCTTGTACTTACCGAAAGCCTTGGTGTGTAGCAACATCGCTCTCAACACCGGAGCATCGAACCAAGCCATATCCAACTTCGGAGCGGGCTCGCAAGCACCGAGATAGTGCCACTTACCATCGACCCAGGCCTCGACCCAGGCATGGTTGTCATCGGTATGTGCCCACCTGGGGGTATAGACCTGACGGGCAGGTATCCCCATGGTACGGAGGATGGCGACGGTGAACGTACTCTCCTCACCACAACGCCCGAGGGCATTACGCATTGTCGCAAGGGGCGAAGATGTACGACCATCACTCGGAGCATAGGTGACATACTTGTGACACCAGTGATTGAGCGCCAAGACTGCTTCTCGCATATCCTTGCCGGCAACAACCTCTTTGAGTTCTTCATAAAGGACAATACGAGTCTCGTCGAGGGCTTCGTTATTGGCACGGAGAGGAAGGACAAAGTGTCTGAAAAGGAGGCTTGGGACACTCTTCCCCCAAGGCATCTCCTCACGAGCTCTGAGTGTCTGTCTCACGTTTTGCAAGTGAAAGTCGACAGAGTAGTCCAAGATGTCCGGCGTGATCATATAAGCGTAGAGAAAGTCCATCGCATCTCGCTCATCTTCGGTAAGCTTGCGATCAGTGAGGCTGTCGAGAGGATTGGCGATCGCCAAGTCTTCAAATTTCTGTCTGAGATCCTCCCTACTCCGACTCATGATGTCCGCAGGGAAGAGGCTCTCCTCCTTTGTCTGACATGAGGTCACGACCATCATGACAAAGACCCAAAGGATAGAGTAGCGGATAAGGCTGTGTTTCATAGCTGCTCTCAATTTGTTATAGGATTAAAATACTTGCTTGATCACCTTCACGAAGTGGGGCAACTTCAGATCTCCCTCATCATTGCCCATGAGGACATGTAGCGTATCGTACTCCCGAGTGGGAGAAATATAACGGTCGATGTTGAACGACTGTTTCGACCAAATGAAGCTCCTACGCTTCTTATGTACGGGCTCCTGCGATGTTGCTTGTCTCAGATAAGTGATGAAGTCATCGGGGGAGATGAGTCGCTCCACCTCCACGAGCTTGCCATCGACACTCTCTGAGAAGTAAGTGAGGAAGTAGACGTAGTTACCCACGGTACCACGCTTGCGGACCTTCATGCCACCGGGAGCATCGGTATTGAGTTCATATTCATAGATATCGGTCTCTGTACCATATGGGATCTCTCCCTCCACGGTGATGTGGTATTTATGTCGAGACTTACCCACGGCTTGATCGCCCACGATCGAAGCGATGGTAGCCAGACACTGCCCGATCTTGGCATCGAAGTCGGTATTGTTGTCCACGACACGGAGGTTCTGATGTCCCGTCCAAGCGTTCAATATACGGCTGTCGATCTCTCGTGCAAGCTCCAATCCCTCGTGACGCGCAGCATTGTTTTCGGTCGTGTAAAACTCCTCCGCACCATTAGCTGCTGTCACCATGTGGATCACTGCATCGTAGCGTGCATCACGAAGTGTGACCTCGGGGAGCGAAAGTTCGTCCAACATCGCCTGCCACATATTGCGATCCATGTAGGCCGAGATGTCCATCGTCCCTCTGTCGGCGATGATGATCACGGGTTTGTCCACCGTGCGAGCCAACTCGTAGAAGGTATTTTCCATCTGTATCTGGAACTTCAATATCGACTTCTCAATGTTGTAGAAGTACGTCTTGTCTTCGGTCAGAAAGTTTGCCGAAGCATTCATGAAGAGGGTCGGCACCTCCGGTAGCGTGTACACAAGGAATCCTCTGTCGGTAAATCTCTCGATGATCTTGACAAGCACCGTAGTCTTTCCGGCACAAGGTCCTCCCGTAAGGCAAATACGATATATATTCTGATTCATGTAGTTAGTGGGTAAACGAACGTGTTTAGGATCAGGACATTGATAGTCCTTGACAAAGATACAACATTATTCTGTACGATGACACCCCGAATTCACGATCCACACCTCCCTCCACACCACCTCTCTCTACGAAAAAACTCCTCAAAAACTATACGATTAAGACAATCATGCACTCCGCCATAAAGCATACTCATTGATCTGCCTAAAAAGGTTCATTAGAGAAGAATGAGGTATTAATTCGACTGTGAACTACGCATTTTTCGTAAAAAGAGCTATATTTACGGCAAGAACACTTAGTTTTAATAATCTAATGTTATGAAGAAGTTATTGTGGATGATTGCCCTGCTGGGGCTTGTCATCGGTCAAGTATCGGCTCAAAAGAGCGACATGAGGCATATCGACTCTCTGCTGTCGAGGTCGAAACATACGGAAGCTCTGAGATTTGCGATGAACATACTCTCCGAGAGACCCGATGACATGGCACTGAGGCACAAGGTGGGAGATATACTTGCGGAAGTGGGTGATGCCCGAGGGGCAACGAGAGAGTACGAGCAGGTACTGATCGACTTCGAGCCTAAGGAAGTCATCGAACGAAAGCTGGCACTCCAGCAGTATCGTCTCGGAAAATACTATGATGCCTTGGGGTATCTGCGCTCGATCTTCGCTCGTGGTGACACCACCTTCGTGGACTGTGACTTGGCGGGAAGGATATTCAACCAAATCTTTGAGCCTGACTCTGCGATCATCTACCAGCGAGAGGCTGTCCGACTCGTACCGGGCAGTGCGAACAATGTCATCCGCCTGGCGACCAATTTCCAAGTCCTTGAACTCCCCGATTCTGTCCTCCTCTACACCTCGGCTTACCTGAACCACGACTCCACAAACATCACCGTGCGTGGAATAAGAGGGCTCCAGTACTACAACATCAACAAGATCGATTCGGCGTACCTGGACTTCAAGGTCTTGTACGAGCAGGGCGACCTCAGCCCGAACACTCTGTACTACTATGGCCTATGTCTGAAGGAAAAACGCCAGTTCAGAGAGGCTGCAAAAGTCTTCCTCCTCGGCGACACCGTGACTCAGGGCAAAAACGCATGGATACTCCTGGAACTGGGACACCTGGCCAAACAAAAGATCATCCACCCTACCCCTGCCACAGAATACTACCGCAAGGCGGAAGCGGCCATCAAGCCGGACTCTGCACTCTTCATGCGTGTACAGCAAGAGCTGGCATTTTCGCTCTTTACGGAAAACAAACTCTCCGAAAGTGTCAAACACTGGGAACTCGTCCTTGAAAATGCCCCCAAGCATCCTCAAGCCACCTACGCCATGGGGATGATCTACGGCAAGATGAAAAACGCAAAGCAGGAGAAGCGGTACTACGAACGTTTCCTCAAACTTGTCGCAAACGACCCTCGCATCAGCAAGGAATACGACGGACTCATCGAAGCGGTCAAGGAACGGCTCCAGACCTTGAAAGAAAAGGAGTTCATGGAGCGAAAATAACAGCCACTCACATGCCTTGTCGCCACATACAACTTACCTCTAACGACCGATAAAAGAAAATGGTCTTTCTGCGCACGGAGATTATGAGACAAGGCAGACTTGTCCATAAAAACAAGCTCCTGAGGCATCATGACCCATACACAAGACAAGACTTGTTAGAAAACCTATTGAGTGGGTATTCTTTATGTCTGATAAAAATGTTTCTGTGTATCGACAGAATGAATTCTGTCAGGTGCTGGAATACATTCCGTCACCTGACAGAGTCCCAAAAGATGCAGACAGCAAGACAAGAATATTTGATGGATTCAGGCTCGATATAAGTTCACATTGGACTTAAGTTCACATTGGAAGTGCAAAAAGGGGATATTCCTTGTATATCTCAGAAAAACTTCGTAATATTGCAGTCCGAAAGGGCGTGTTTAGGCACGGCATCCTTTTCCGGTCCTATAGCTCAGTTGGTTAGAGCAACAGACTCATAATCTGGAGGTCCTAGGTTCAAGCCCTAGTGGGACCACTCAAATTCCCTCGTGAGAGAGGCAAGAGAAGTATCTCAAGAAAAGTAAAGGTGTTAAACAGCATAAAATCAACAAGTTGTGTCACATCTCTTTCACTCTATGATATGCTCATCGTAGATATTATTTAGATGTAGTACTAGCTCCTGAAATACTCAGAATTGGCCATAATCTAGCTACAGAAAGTCACCCTCAAAAATATCCTTGCATTTTGTATTCCCTAATGTTGGACTTAATAATTTACTAGAGATTGAT
This is a stretch of genomic DNA from Porphyromonas cangingivalis. It encodes these proteins:
- a CDS encoding transglutaminase domain-containing protein, translating into MKHSLIRYSILWVFVMMVVTSCQTKEESLFPADIMSRSREDLRQKFEDLAIANPLDSLTDRKLTEDERDAMDFLYAYMITPDILDYSVDFHLQNVRQTLRAREEMPWGKSVPSLLFRHFVLPLRANNEALDETRIVLYEELKEVVAGKDMREAVLALNHWCHKYVTYAPSDGRTSSPLATMRNALGRCGEESTFTVAILRTMGIPARQVYTPRWAHTDDNHAWVEAWVDGKWHYLGACEPAPKLDMAWFDAPVLRAMLLHTKAFGKYKGAEEALSEHPTYTEINVTSNYVPTALAKVKVVDAEGHPVAGVPVTFRLYNYAELYPLVTRTTDSDGMASTELGLGDIVIVAGTSPDNMGILHYTVTAQSEVKELTLRPYTEWDESLHFRLVPPAEQKPQAFTDTLAIEACTRQMVSNDSIRNAYTRTFPTLEDADALATELSITTKEGQDLLRFVLVESRGNQDVIRTFLKEAPAEKRLQALYLLRSLSDKDLHDVTLPVLKEAIQETYTDREMRDPNIISLRVDREHLRPMAGVLRQALSTIIADNGGEELWATLSRTDKVRAIVSKVEGFRVDTKYNPIRQPLNPSTVWQLGMGDRTSLNVLLIRLLRTARIPALWDPAPNKAVYYDEAGKKVIIPFFETAEEDKPVSAHCVLDLSYEQSGYLKHPKYGNNFTIGFIDGEGHMDTYGFDFSEPYHTLKGEELIYANNFISSGTRLADGTVLYNMSKVHCGEVTPLVFDQDTTQVSVIGGMDPERKYFDLKAGEEKTILSTTGRGYFVLIVGQAHHEPTDHILRDMQVLFSGEVPQIPVIALTRKGTRPTEAMQALLSQASWGEDTQNVAEMLRTGCQIDGSVTLPVVAVCDTFGRILYINQGYTIGVGVRIAGIVSGIKE
- a CDS encoding ATP-binding protein, which produces MNQNIYRICLTGGPCAGKTTVLVKIIERFTDRGFLVYTLPEVPTLFMNASANFLTEDKTYFYNIEKSILKFQIQMENTFYELARTVDKPVIIIADRGTMDISAYMDRNMWQAMLDELSLPEVTLRDARYDAVIHMVTAANGAEEFYTTENNAARHEGLELAREIDSRILNAWTGHQNLRVVDNNTDFDAKIGQCLATIASIVGDQAVGKSRHKYHITVEGEIPYGTETDIYEYELNTDAPGGMKVRKRGTVGNYVYFLTYFSESVDGKLVEVERLISPDDFITYLRQATSQEPVHKKRRSFIWSKQSFNIDRYISPTREYDTLHVLMGNDEGDLKLPHFVKVIKQVF
- a CDS encoding tetratricopeptide repeat protein, which codes for MKKLLWMIALLGLVIGQVSAQKSDMRHIDSLLSRSKHTEALRFAMNILSERPDDMALRHKVGDILAEVGDARGATREYEQVLIDFEPKEVIERKLALQQYRLGKYYDALGYLRSIFARGDTTFVDCDLAGRIFNQIFEPDSAIIYQREAVRLVPGSANNVIRLATNFQVLELPDSVLLYTSAYLNHDSTNITVRGIRGLQYYNINKIDSAYLDFKVLYEQGDLSPNTLYYYGLCLKEKRQFREAAKVFLLGDTVTQGKNAWILLELGHLAKQKIIHPTPATEYYRKAEAAIKPDSALFMRVQQELAFSLFTENKLSESVKHWELVLENAPKHPQATYAMGMIYGKMKNAKQEKRYYERFLKLVANDPRISKEYDGLIEAVKERLQTLKEKEFMERK